A genomic segment from Fodinicola acaciae encodes:
- a CDS encoding sodium:solute symporter family protein, with protein sequence MTEQLAIEQLAVNGLDYGILAIYFLVVIAIGLLARRAIATSEDFFLSGRSLPAWVTGLAFISANLGATEILGMAANGAQYGVSTVHFYWIGAVPAMVFLGLVMMPFYYNSKVHTVPEFLLRRFNRPTHFFNALSFAAGMLLTAGVNLYALGIVLQSLLGWPLWISIIVSALFVLVYITLGGLSGAIYTEVLQFFVIIAGLVPIVIIGLVAVGGWDGLVDKVSHGTSLGAAAFSQWGGTQVGHPTNPLGDWIGIVFGLGFVLSFGYWTTNFSEVQRALSAKDLSAAQRTPLIGAFPKIFIPALTIIPGLIALVIVPELQKKGADYNYVIPELMGKLLPNGVLGIALTGLMASFMAGMAANVSSFNTVFTYDLWQRYFAKDRPDRYYLNVGRIATVAGVIIGVGTAFIAAGFNNIMNYIQLLFSFFNAPLFATFLIALFWRRTTPWAGFWGLVSGTAGAGLAHFYLTGVFGTPLINIESTQSQNFYGAIAAFVIDAIVTVIVTMVTKPKPESELRGLVWGLPAEQVAAPRKPAWWESPKLLGFSALGLTVVLTIVFL encoded by the coding sequence GTGACCGAGCAACTCGCGATCGAACAGCTGGCCGTCAACGGCCTGGACTACGGCATCCTGGCGATCTACTTCCTGGTGGTGATCGCCATCGGCCTGCTGGCGCGCAGAGCGATCGCGACCAGCGAGGACTTCTTCCTGTCCGGCCGGTCGCTGCCGGCCTGGGTCACCGGCCTGGCCTTCATCAGCGCCAACCTGGGGGCCACCGAGATCCTCGGCATGGCCGCCAACGGCGCACAGTACGGCGTGTCGACCGTGCACTTCTACTGGATCGGCGCCGTGCCGGCGATGGTGTTCCTCGGCCTGGTGATGATGCCGTTCTACTACAACAGCAAGGTCCACACCGTCCCCGAGTTCCTGCTGCGCCGGTTCAATCGGCCGACCCACTTCTTCAACGCGCTGAGCTTCGCCGCCGGCATGCTGCTGACCGCCGGCGTCAACCTGTACGCCCTCGGCATCGTGCTGCAGAGCCTGCTCGGCTGGCCACTGTGGATCTCGATCATCGTGTCGGCGCTGTTCGTGCTGGTCTACATCACCCTCGGCGGCCTGTCCGGCGCGATCTACACCGAGGTGCTGCAGTTCTTCGTGATCATCGCCGGCCTGGTGCCGATCGTCATCATCGGCCTGGTCGCGGTGGGCGGCTGGGACGGACTGGTCGACAAGGTCAGCCACGGTACGTCGCTCGGCGCCGCCGCGTTCAGCCAGTGGGGTGGCACCCAGGTGGGCCATCCGACCAACCCGCTCGGCGACTGGATCGGCATCGTCTTCGGCCTCGGTTTCGTGCTGTCCTTCGGCTACTGGACGACGAACTTCTCCGAAGTGCAGCGGGCGCTGTCGGCCAAGGATCTCAGCGCCGCGCAGCGTACGCCGCTGATCGGCGCGTTCCCGAAGATCTTCATCCCGGCGCTGACCATCATCCCCGGCCTCATCGCGCTGGTCATCGTGCCCGAGCTGCAGAAGAAGGGCGCCGACTACAATTACGTGATCCCCGAGCTGATGGGCAAGCTGCTGCCAAACGGCGTGCTGGGGATCGCGCTGACCGGCCTGATGGCATCGTTCATGGCCGGCATGGCGGCCAACGTCAGCTCGTTCAACACGGTCTTCACGTACGACCTGTGGCAGCGCTATTTCGCCAAGGACCGGCCCGACCGCTATTACCTCAACGTCGGCCGGATCGCGACGGTGGCCGGCGTGATCATCGGTGTCGGTACGGCGTTCATCGCGGCCGGCTTCAACAACATCATGAACTACATCCAGCTGCTGTTCTCGTTCTTCAACGCGCCGCTGTTCGCGACCTTCCTGATCGCGTTGTTCTGGCGGCGTACGACGCCGTGGGCCGGTTTCTGGGGACTGGTCAGCGGTACGGCCGGCGCCGGCCTCGCGCATTTCTACCTGACCGGCGTGTTCGGCACACCCTTGATCAACATCGAGTCGACGCAGTCGCAAAACTTCTACGGCGCCATCGCGGCGTTCGTGATCGACGCGATCGTGACGGTGATCGTCACCATGGTGACCAAGCCGAAGCCGGAGTCGGAGCTGCGCGGCCTGGTCTGGGGCCTGCCTGCCGAGCAGGTCGCGGCGCCGCGTAAACCGGCGTGGTGGGAGTCGCCGAAGCTGCTCGGATTCTCCGCGCTCGGCCTGACCGTCGTCCTGACGATCGTCTTCCTGTAA